Proteins found in one Choloepus didactylus isolate mChoDid1 chromosome 3, mChoDid1.pri, whole genome shotgun sequence genomic segment:
- the LOC119530571 gene encoding tripartite motif-containing protein 60-like: MANEASLSDLLAEASCPLCLAFLRDPVTIDCGHNFCGSCIHQCWEDLQDIFPCPVCLHHCPSGNFRRNTQLCHMTEIVKQLPTRRSKRKLQEEKPLCEKHNQVQTLFCEQDLELLCAQCRVSSDHRDHCLMSIEQAAAHHKKKLKSSTGYLKDNIESAEKDHEIQFLKSCEWKRKVEEWRKELNSEFEQLQCFLEKDQEAIHSRLVMEEKIVKDKLTENKSQISYHISTLKNLLHEITETYVQGDLDLLTGIQSINDKHENLKTPEVFSYELQKWGFSLTLQYFGLQKLISIFKVDLTLDVESAHPDLVISEDRKTAMFGGMKSKGLHQFRALTSYQAVRSCESFEAGRHFWQVEVRGTVRLRKWKDKVCELLPPQTAPGHRGKLVDESGAMPQPVLCM, translated from the exons ATGGCCAATGAAGCCTCCTTGTCTGACCTCCTAGCAGAGGCCAGCTGCCCCCTCTGCCTGGCTTTCCTGAGAGACCCAGTGACCATTGACTGTGGGCACAACTTCTGTGGCTCCTGCATCCACCAGTGCTGGGAAGATCTACAGGACATCTTCCCCTGTCCTGTCTGCCTCCACCACTGCCCAAGTGGGAACTTCAGGAGAAACACCCAACTGTGCCACATGACTGAAATTGTGAAGCAACTTCCCACCAGGAGGAGCAAGAGGAAACTTCAGGAAGAGAAACCCCTGTGTGAGAAGCACAATCAGGTTCAGACCCTGTTCTGCGAGCAGGACCTGGAGCTACTGTGTGCCCAATGCAGGGTCTCCTCTGACCATCGTGATCACTGCCTGATGTCCATTGAGCAAGCTGCAGCTCATCACAAGAAGAAGCTCAAAAGCTCCACTGGATACCTGAAGGATAACATAGAAAGTGCTGAGAAGGATCATGAAATCCAATTCTTAAAATCATGTGAATGGAAGCGGAAGGTGGAAGAGTGGAGGAAAGAACTGAACTCTGAATTTGAACAACTTCAGTGCTTCTTAGAAAAGGATCAGGAAGCAATTCATAGCAGGCTAGTAATGGAAGAAAAGATTGTCAAAGACAAACTAACTGAAAACAAAAGCCAAATTTCATATCATATATCCACACTGAAAAATCTGTTACATGAAATAACAGAGACGTATGTACAGGGAGACCTGGATTTACTGACAGGTATTCAAAGTATCAACGACAAGCATGAAAACCTAAAAACCCCAGAAGTCTTCTCATACGAATTACAGAAATGGGGTTTTAGTCTCACTCTGCAATATTTTGGCCTGCAAAAACTGATCAGCATATTTAAGGTAGATTTGACGCTAGATGTTGAATCTGCCCACCCAGATCTTGTCATCTCAGAAGATAGAAAAACTGCCATGTTTGGAGGGATGAAATCAAAAGGTCTGCATCAATTCAGGGCACTTACATCTTACCAAGCTGTCCGGAGTTGTGAGAGCTTTGAGGCTGGAAGGCATTTTTGGCAAGTAGAAGTGCGAGGCACAG TGCGCTTGAGGAAATGGAAAGATAAAGTCTGTGAACTCCTGCCACCCCAGACTGCTCCTGGCCATAGAGGAAAATTAGTGGATGAAAGCGGTGCCATGCCACAACCTGTTCTCTGCATGTGA